The Populus alba chromosome 4, ASM523922v2, whole genome shotgun sequence genome contains a region encoding:
- the LOC118039013 gene encoding dimethylnonatriene synthase, producing the protein MILEALILVFLYGFWKILARNSESKKPTRAPEPSGAWPLFGHLPSLVGKDPACKTLGAIADKYGPIYSLKFGIHRTLVVSSWETVKDCLNTNDRVLATRAGIAAGKHMFYDNAAFALAPYGQYWRDVRKLATLQLLSNQRLEMLKHVRVSEVDTFIKGLHSFYAGNVGSPAKVNISKLLESLTFNINLRTIVGKRYCSSTYDKENSEPWRYKKAIKKALYLSGIFVMSDAIPFLEWLDYQGHVSAMKKTAKELDAVIRNWLEEHLKKKKDGELGSDRESDFMDVMISNLAEGPDKISGYSRDVVIKATALILTLTGAGSTATTLVWTLSLLLNNPTVLKAAQEELDEQVGRERWVEESDIQNLKYLQAIVKETLRLYPPGPLTGIREAMEDCSIGGYDVPKGTRLVVNIWKLHRDPRVWKNPSEFKPDRFLTTHADLDFRGQNMEFIPFSSGRRSCPAINLGLIVVHLTLARILQGFDLTTVAGLPVDMIEGPGIALPKETPLEVVIKPRLGLELY; encoded by the exons ATGATTCTTGAGGCTCTCATTTTGGTATTCCTTTATGGTTTCTGGAAAATCTTGGCCAGAAATAGTGAAAGCAAAAAACCAACCAGAGCCCCTGAACCATCCGGGGCATGGCCGTTGTTTGGTCACCTCCCTAGTCTGGTTGGCAAAGACCCAGCATGTAAAACCCTTGGAGCCATTGCCGATAAATATGGCCCTATTTACTCACTCAAGTTCGGCATTCATCGAACCCTAGTGGTCAGTAGTTGGGAAACAGTGAAGGATTGCTTAAACACCAATGACAGAGTTTTGGCTACCAGAGCAGGCATAGCAGCAGGGAAACATATGTTTTATGACAACGCAGCTTTTGCATTAGCCCCGTATGGACAGTATTGGCGAGATGTCCGAAAGCTGGCCACTCTTCAGCTTCTATCAAATCAGCGGCTTGAAATGCTCAAGCATGTCCGTGTGTCAGAAGTAGACACGTTCATCAAAGGTTTGCACAGTTTTTATGCAGGAAATGTGGGCTCCCCTGCGAAGGTGAATATAAGCAAATTGTTGGAAAGCTTGACGTTCAACATAAACCTTAGAACAATAGTCGGGAAGCGGTATTGCAGCAGCACATATGACAAGGAGAACAGCGAGCCCTGGCGTTACaaaaaagccataaaaaaagCCTTGTATCTGAGTGGGATTTTTGTAATGTCGGATGCGATTCCATTTCTTGAATGGCTTGATTACCAGGGGCATGTAAGTGCTATGAAGAAGACTGCCAAGGAACTTGATGCCGTGATACGAAATTGGCTGGAAGAacatcttaagaaaaaaaaagatggcgaATTGGGAAGCGATCGTGAGAGCGACTTCATGGACGTGATGATCTCTAACCTTGCCGAAGGTCCTGATAAGATTTCTGGCTATTCGCGTGATGTTGTCATCAAGGCAACAGCTTTG ATTCTGACCCTCACAGGAGCAGGAAGCACCGCAACTACATTAGTTTGGACGCTGTCCCTATTGCTAAACAACCCAACCGTGCTAAAGGCTGCTCAAGAAGAGCTGGACGAGCAAGTAGGAAGAGAAAGATGGGTGGAAGAATCAGATATACAGAACCTCAAGTACCTCCAAGCAATTGTGAAAGAAACCCTGCGCTTATACCCTCCAGGCCCCTTAACAGGAATACGTGAGGCCATGGAAGATTGTTCTATTGGTGGCTATGATGTTCCTAAGGGCACTCGACTAGTAGTAAACATATGGAAGCTGCATCGAGACCCTCGTGTGTGGAAAAACCCAAGCGAGTTTAAACCTGACAGGTTCTTGACAACCCATGCTGATCTTGATTTTAGGGGTCAAAATATGGAGTTCATTCCTTTTAGCTCGGGGAGAAGATCTTGCCCTGCCATAAATCTTGGCTTGATAGTGGTTCATCTGACACTTGCTAGGATCCTTCAGGGTTTTGATTTAACAACTGTTGCAGGCTTGCCTGTGGACATGATTGAAGGCCCAGGCATTGCCTTGCCGAAGGAGACCCCTCTCGAAGTTGTCATCAAACCACGCCTAGGATTGGAGCTCTACTAG